Proteins encoded in a region of the Benincasa hispida cultivar B227 chromosome 2, ASM972705v1, whole genome shotgun sequence genome:
- the LOC120070635 gene encoding zinc finger CCCH domain-containing protein 32-like isoform X2: MGEELRKRNTDCVYFLASPLTCKKGFDCEYRHSEIARLNPRECYYWLAGNCLNAACGFRHPPMDGPAGKVLESSQCSVPVNKTNIPCYFYFNGYCSKGDTCSFLHGNDITFAARSTKTGFPSANTSSFEDKTASANKKGLASTDADAFCPPSKNVGGPTINVTLQCESLHQPSAENVSHQSQSASTKISLPECEKVAVDEPVSSPPPEESNDSRPAVHVAADQSYEELMTDSTEEENLWESSPGFDVVVGDGSENLDSDNDPEYVLSTNQERRELDTELCRDSFEDPIAYEPMHSDLELLYEREMHSYDDLESEPVLYKDRNIISCSRGKLIESMFSRKRKLALMDLDSEEWNCADRRSHLLRDNVPGNRSIIGLSRRRNDLSFRISRNFPKPWMHGLYPPPGRRLALQALRRIQTGQTTTTISQHVKKTLLKGTCYKGS, encoded by the exons ATGGGGGAAGAATTGCGTAAACGTAACACTGATTGCGTCTATTTCTTGGCTTCACCTCTCACCTGCAAGAAG GGTTTTGATTGTGAGTATCGGCACAGTGAGATTGCTAGACTGAACCCTAGAGAATGTTACTACTGGCTGGCGGGCAACTGCTTAAATGCAGCCTGTGGATTTCGGCACCCG CCAATGGATGGTCCTGCTGGAAAAGTATTAGAATCTTCTCAATGTTCTGTACCTGTGAACAAGACAAATATTCCCTgctatttttatttcaatggCTACTGCAGTAAAGGTGATACGTGCTCTTTTTTGCATGGCAATGATATTACTTTTGCTGCAAGGTCTACAAAGACAGGATTTCCTAGTGCAAACACATCTTCCTTTGAAGATAAAACAGCTTCAGCAAACAAAAAAGGACTAGCCTCTACAGATGCAGATGCATTTTGTCCTCCATCCAAAAATGTAGGCGGTCCAACAATTAATGTGACATTGCAATGCGAAAGTCTCCATCAACCTTCTGCTGAAAATGTCTCACATCAAAGTCAAAGTGCCTCAACAAAGATCTCATTGCCTGAGTGTGAAAAAGTGGCTGTTGATGAGCCTGTTTCCTCACCTCCACCTGAAGAATCTAATGATAGTAGACCAGCTGTACATGTTGCTGCAGATCAAAGTTATGAGGAGCTAATGACGGACAGTACTGAGGAAGAAAACCTCTGGGAGTCATCCCCTGGCTTTGATGTTGTTGTAGGCGATGGATCAGAAAATTTGGATAGTGACAATGATCCAGAGTACGTCCTTTCAACTAATCAGGAGCGAAGAGAACTGGATACCGAATTATGCAGGGACAGCTTTGAAGACCCTATTGCATATGAGCCCATGCATTCTGATTTAGAACTTCTTTATGAGCGTGAGATGCATTCATATGATGATTTAGAGAGTGAACCTGTCCTTTACAAAGACAGAAACATAATCAGCTGCTCGAGAGGGAAATTGATAGAGTCCATGTTTTCTCGAAAGAGAAAGCTCGCACTCATGGATCTGGATTCAGAAGAATGGAATTGTGCTGATCGTCGAAGTCATCTGCTGAGAGACAATGTTCCTGGTAATCGTTCAATTATTGGTTTATCAAGGAGAAGAAACGATTTGTCTTTTCGAATTAGTAGAAACTTTCCGAAACCTTGGATGCATGGTTTATATCCACCCCCTGGAAGAAGACTGGCGTTACAG GCATTACGACGGATACAGACTGGCCAGACGACAACAACCATTTCTCAACATGTCAAGAAAACCCTACTTAAGGGAACCTGTTATAAGGGATCATAG
- the LOC120070635 gene encoding zinc finger CCCH domain-containing protein 34-like isoform X1: MGEELRKRNTDCVYFLASPLTCKKGFDCEYRHSEIARLNPRECYYWLAGNCLNAACGFRHPPMDGPAGKVLESSQCSVPVNKTNIPCYFYFNGYCSKGDTCSFLHGNDITFAARSTKTGFPSANTSSFEDKTASANKKGLASTDADAFCPPSKNVGGPTINVTLQCESLHQPSAENVSHQSQSASTKISLPECEKVAVDEPVSSPPPEESNDSRPAVHVAADQSYEELMTDSTEEENLWESSPGFDVVVGDGSENLDSDNDPEYVLSTNQERRELDTELCRDSFEDPIAYEPMHSDLELLYEREMHSYDDLESEPVLYKDRNIISCSRGKLIESMFSRKRKLALMDLDSEEWNCADRRSHLLRDNVPGNRSIIGLSRRRNDLSFRISRNFPKPWMHGLYPPPGRRLALQVRKISRGTFSESLTFSNSCTRYESLRHSRQYTPCRHYDGYRLARRQQPFLNMSRKPYLREPVIRDHRYNPKAVSFKGPKTLSQIKEEKRKVQENGGFSREKCRSVGFASSSADFRGPKPLSDILKDKRKVELMKEIKT, encoded by the exons ATGGGGGAAGAATTGCGTAAACGTAACACTGATTGCGTCTATTTCTTGGCTTCACCTCTCACCTGCAAGAAG GGTTTTGATTGTGAGTATCGGCACAGTGAGATTGCTAGACTGAACCCTAGAGAATGTTACTACTGGCTGGCGGGCAACTGCTTAAATGCAGCCTGTGGATTTCGGCACCCG CCAATGGATGGTCCTGCTGGAAAAGTATTAGAATCTTCTCAATGTTCTGTACCTGTGAACAAGACAAATATTCCCTgctatttttatttcaatggCTACTGCAGTAAAGGTGATACGTGCTCTTTTTTGCATGGCAATGATATTACTTTTGCTGCAAGGTCTACAAAGACAGGATTTCCTAGTGCAAACACATCTTCCTTTGAAGATAAAACAGCTTCAGCAAACAAAAAAGGACTAGCCTCTACAGATGCAGATGCATTTTGTCCTCCATCCAAAAATGTAGGCGGTCCAACAATTAATGTGACATTGCAATGCGAAAGTCTCCATCAACCTTCTGCTGAAAATGTCTCACATCAAAGTCAAAGTGCCTCAACAAAGATCTCATTGCCTGAGTGTGAAAAAGTGGCTGTTGATGAGCCTGTTTCCTCACCTCCACCTGAAGAATCTAATGATAGTAGACCAGCTGTACATGTTGCTGCAGATCAAAGTTATGAGGAGCTAATGACGGACAGTACTGAGGAAGAAAACCTCTGGGAGTCATCCCCTGGCTTTGATGTTGTTGTAGGCGATGGATCAGAAAATTTGGATAGTGACAATGATCCAGAGTACGTCCTTTCAACTAATCAGGAGCGAAGAGAACTGGATACCGAATTATGCAGGGACAGCTTTGAAGACCCTATTGCATATGAGCCCATGCATTCTGATTTAGAACTTCTTTATGAGCGTGAGATGCATTCATATGATGATTTAGAGAGTGAACCTGTCCTTTACAAAGACAGAAACATAATCAGCTGCTCGAGAGGGAAATTGATAGAGTCCATGTTTTCTCGAAAGAGAAAGCTCGCACTCATGGATCTGGATTCAGAAGAATGGAATTGTGCTGATCGTCGAAGTCATCTGCTGAGAGACAATGTTCCTGGTAATCGTTCAATTATTGGTTTATCAAGGAGAAGAAACGATTTGTCTTTTCGAATTAGTAGAAACTTTCCGAAACCTTGGATGCATGGTTTATATCCACCCCCTGGAAGAAGACTGGCGTTACAGGTCAGGAAGATTTCTAGAGGAACATTTTCAGAAAGTTTAACTTTTTCAAACAGTTGTACTCGATATGAATCTTTAAGGCACTCAAGACAATACACGCCCTGCAGGCATTACGACGGATACAGACTGGCCAGACGACAACAACCATTTCTCAACATGTCAAGAAAACCCTACTTAAGGGAACCTGTTATAAGGGATCATAGATACAATCCGAAGGCTGTTTCATTTAAAGGACCAAAGACCCTTTCTCAGatcaaagaagagaagagaaaagtACAAGAAAATGGAGGATTCTCCAGGGAAAAATGTCGTTCGGTCGGATTTGCATCATCCTCAGCTGACTTCAGAGGGCCAAAACCTTTGAGTGATATCCTGAAAGACAAAAGGAAGGTGGAGCtcatgaaggaaatcaaaacTTAG